The genomic stretch CAACGACCGCGTCGCTCTGGACAAAGAATTCCAGTCGATGGCTTCGGAACTGACCCGTATTGCCAACAGCACCCAGCTGAACGGCAAAAACCTGCTGGACGGTTCGGCTTCGGTCATGACCTTCCAGGTTGGCTCCAACACCGGTTCCGCCAACCAGATCACCATCGACCTGAGCGCCAAGTTCACCGCTTCGGACCTGGGCGTTACTTCCTCGATCAACATCCAGGGTTCCGACACCACCACCGCCGAAGCCAACTTCAGCGCTGCTGTTTCGGCCATCGACGCCGCTCTGCAAACCATCAACAGCAACCGTGCTGACTTGGGTGCCGCGCAGAACCGTCTGACCAGCACCATTAACAACCTGCAAAACATCAACGAAAACGCCGAAGCTGCTCGTGGTCGTGTACAGGATACCGACTTCGCTGCTGAAACTGCCCAGCTGA from Pseudomonas putida encodes the following:
- a CDS encoding flagellin FliC; this translates as MALTVNTNTTSLGVQKNLNRASDALSTSMTRLSSGLKINSAKDDAAGLQIATRMTSQIRGQTMAIKNANDGISIAQTAEGAMQEQTNILQRMRELAVQSRNDSNSTNDRVALDKEFQSMASELTRIANSTQLNGKNLLDGSASVMTFQVGSNTGSANQITIDLSAKFTASDLGVTSSINIQGSDTTTAEANFSAAVSAIDAALQTINSNRADLGAAQNRLTSTINNLQNINENAEAARGRVQDTDFAAETAQLTKQQTLQQASTSVLAQANQLPSAVLKLLG